One Lampris incognitus isolate fLamInc1 chromosome 18, fLamInc1.hap2, whole genome shotgun sequence genomic region harbors:
- the LOC130128536 gene encoding tubulin beta chain-like, whose product MREIVHMQAGQCGNQIGAKFWEVISDEHGIDPTGTYHGDSDLQLDRISVYYNEATGGKYVPRAILVDLEPGTMDSVRSGPFGQIFRPDNFVFGQSGAGNNWAKGHYTEGAELVDSVLDVVRKEAESCECLQGFQLTHSLGGGTGSGMGTLLISKIREEYPDRIMNTFSVVPSPKVSDTVVEPYNATLSVHQLVENTDETYCIDNEALYDICFRTLKLTTPTYGDLNHLVSATMSGVTTCLRFPGQLNADLRKLAVNMVPFPRLHFFMPGFAPLTSRGSQQYRALTVPELTQQVFDAKNMMAACDPRHGRYLTVAAVFRGRMSMKEVDEQMLNVQNKNSSYFVEWIPNNVKTAVCDIPPRGLKMAVTFIGNSTAIQELFKRISEQFTAMFRRKAFLHWYTGEGMDEMEFTEAESNMNDLVSEYQQYQDATAEEEGEFEEEVEEDA is encoded by the exons ATGAGGGAAATCGTGCACATGCAGGCCGGCCAGTGTGGGAACCAGATCGGCGCCAAG ttctgGGAGGTGATCAGTGACGAGCACGGTATTGATCCCACCGGTACGTACCACGGAGACAGCGACCTGCAGCTGGACCGGATCAGTGTGTATTACAACGAGGCTACTG gtgggaagTATGTGCCCAGAGCCATCCTTGTGGATCTGGAACCAGGTACCATGGACTCGGTCCGCTCCGGACCCTTCGGACAGATCTTCCGGCCCGATAACTTTGTCTTTG GCCAAAGTGGGGCAGGTAACAACTGGGCCAAAGGTCACTACACGGAGGGGGCAGAGCTTGTGGACTCGGTCCTGGACGTGGTGAGGAAGGAGGCGGAGAGCTGCGAGTGCCTCCAGGGTTTCCAGCTCACCCACTCCCTGGGTGGCGGCACCGGCTCTGGTATGGGCACGCTGCTCATCAGCAAGATCCGTGAGGAGTACCCCGACCGCATCATGAACACCTTCAGCGTGGTGCCCTCCCCCAAG gtgtCAGACACCGTGGTTGAGCCTTACAACGCCACCCTGTCCGTCCATCAGCTAGTGGAAAACACAGATGAGACGTATTGCATCGACAATGAGGCTCTCTACGACATTTGCTTCCGCACACTCAAACTGACCACACCCACCTACGGCGACCTCAACCACCTGGTCTCCGCTACCATGAGCGGCGTCACCACCTGTCTCCGCTTCCCCGGGCAGCTGAACGCCGACCTCCGCAAGCTTGCCGTCAATATGGTGCCCTTCCCCCGCCTGCACTTCTTCATGCCGGGCTTCGCCCCTCTGACCAGCAGGGGGAGCCAGCAGTACCGGGCCCTGACCGTGCCTGAGCTCACGCAGCAGGTGTTCGACGCCAAGAACATGATGGCTGCTTGTGACCCACGCCACGGCCGTTACCTGACGGTGGCCGCTGTGTTCCGCGGTCGCATGTCCATGAAGGAGGTGGATGAGCAGATGCTGAATGTGCAGAACAAGAACAGCAGCTACTTCGTGGAGTGGATCCCCAACAACGTGAAGACTGCTGTCTGCGACATCCCGCCGCGGGGGCTCAAGATGGCCGTCACCTTCATCGGCAACAGCACTGCCATCCAGGAGCTGTTCAAGCGCATCTCGGAGCAGTTCACTGCCATGTTTCGCCGCAAGGCCTTCCTCCACTGGTACACGGGCGAGGGCATGGACGAGATGGAGTTCACCGAGGCCGAAAGCAACATGAACGACCTGGTGTCCGAGTACCAGCAGTACCAGGATGCCACCGCCGAGGAGGAGGGCGAGttcgaggaggaggtggaggaggatgcctga